The Aeromicrobium senzhongii genome includes a window with the following:
- a CDS encoding polyprenol monophosphomannose synthase, which produces MKTLIIIPTYNEADNVGWICQGVLQAQPDVEILVADDNSPDGTGEIADKLAVDDPRIHVLHRQGKEGLGAAYRAGFAWGLERGYDVLVEMDADGSHRPEDLGKLLDSARSGVPLTLGSRWVPGGSVVNWPKRREALSRGASLYARLMLNLGVKDATAGFRAFRRETLEAIDLDAVESQGYCFQIDMTRQTRLAGLEVAEVPVTFVERVHGQSKMSLDIVKEALTRVTVWGLQRMNPFAARR; this is translated from the coding sequence ATGAAGACGTTGATCATCATCCCGACCTACAACGAGGCGGACAACGTCGGTTGGATCTGTCAGGGCGTGCTCCAGGCGCAGCCCGACGTCGAGATCCTGGTCGCCGACGACAACTCGCCCGACGGCACGGGTGAGATCGCCGACAAGCTCGCGGTCGACGATCCCCGCATCCACGTCCTGCACCGGCAGGGCAAGGAAGGGCTCGGCGCCGCGTACCGCGCCGGCTTCGCGTGGGGCCTGGAGCGTGGCTACGACGTGCTGGTCGAGATGGACGCCGACGGCTCCCATCGTCCCGAGGACCTCGGCAAGCTCCTGGACTCGGCCCGGTCGGGCGTGCCGCTGACGCTCGGGTCGCGGTGGGTGCCCGGCGGCTCGGTCGTCAACTGGCCCAAGCGGCGCGAGGCCCTCTCGCGGGGGGCGTCGCTCTACGCCCGCCTCATGCTGAACCTCGGTGTCAAGGACGCCACGGCGGGCTTCCGGGCCTTCCGCCGCGAGACGCTCGAGGCGATCGACCTCGACGCGGTCGAGTCGCAGGGGTACTGCTTCCAGATCGACATGACGCGCCAGACCCGGCTCGCCGGCCTCGAGGTCGCCGAGGTTCCCGTGACGTTCGTCGAACGGGTGCACGGTCAGTCGAAGATGAGCCTCGACATCGTGAAAGAGGCCCTCACACGGGTCACCGTGTGGGGCCTCCAGCGGATGAATCCGTTCGCCGCTAGGCGCTGA
- the lnt gene encoding apolipoprotein N-acyltransferase, which translates to MRQVLAAALLGAASAAAFEPLAVPGLMVLTLAGYFAVVRTLRDASVWRVLATGLVFGLAFMGPLIWWMNAVDPWAWVALVSIEALFLAVITWALRAAVWAPFWPVWAAAVWVAGEQLRGAFPLSGFPWGRLAHTALDTPLEGWVRLVALPATSWLMAVVAGLLVVAVKDRRLTALAAAIAIPAIGLVLPVGIADGGESRTVAVVQGNTPGPFLQWPRAEIFRLHLAETERIDRPVDIVIWPENGSDLDVIKNPWARQELMELSARLDAPILVGALLDGPREDTAYNASVLIDENGPRDDVYLKQYPVPYGEYVPFRDQLGSIVPRFDRDIPRDILAGDEPGVMTLDDLAIGLTICWDIAYDGAVHGAVERGAEILAVQTSNASFMDFGRGVQPQQQWAISRLRAIETGRWVTVASTNGITGIVDPSGRVEGRAEPKEPATVIAEVQAAQGTTPATEWGPRWAVVIYVMSVAGWALGKRKLRLERP; encoded by the coding sequence GTGAGACAGGTCCTCGCGGCCGCCCTGCTCGGTGCCGCGTCCGCCGCGGCCTTCGAGCCGCTCGCCGTCCCGGGACTGATGGTCCTGACGCTGGCCGGCTACTTCGCCGTCGTCCGGACGCTGCGCGACGCGTCCGTGTGGCGGGTGCTGGCCACCGGCCTGGTGTTCGGGCTGGCCTTCATGGGGCCGCTGATCTGGTGGATGAACGCTGTCGACCCGTGGGCCTGGGTGGCCCTCGTGTCCATCGAGGCGTTGTTCCTCGCCGTCATCACGTGGGCACTCCGCGCGGCCGTGTGGGCTCCGTTCTGGCCCGTCTGGGCCGCGGCCGTCTGGGTCGCCGGTGAGCAGTTGCGGGGCGCCTTCCCGCTGAGCGGGTTCCCCTGGGGCCGGCTGGCCCACACGGCGCTGGACACGCCCCTGGAGGGCTGGGTGCGTCTGGTGGCGCTGCCCGCCACGTCGTGGCTGATGGCGGTGGTCGCGGGACTGCTCGTGGTGGCCGTCAAGGATCGCCGGCTCACGGCTCTGGCAGCCGCGATCGCCATCCCCGCGATCGGGCTCGTCCTGCCCGTGGGGATCGCCGACGGGGGAGAGTCCCGCACCGTCGCGGTGGTGCAGGGCAACACGCCCGGCCCCTTCCTGCAGTGGCCGCGCGCCGAGATCTTCCGTCTCCACCTGGCCGAGACCGAGCGCATCGACCGGCCGGTCGACATCGTGATCTGGCCCGAGAACGGCTCCGACCTCGACGTGATCAAGAACCCCTGGGCGCGTCAGGAGCTGATGGAGCTGTCGGCGCGCCTCGACGCACCCATCCTCGTGGGCGCCCTGCTGGACGGCCCGCGCGAGGACACCGCGTACAACGCCTCGGTCCTGATCGACGAGAACGGCCCCCGCGACGACGTGTACCTCAAGCAGTACCCGGTGCCCTACGGCGAGTACGTGCCGTTCCGCGACCAGCTGGGGTCGATCGTCCCGCGGTTCGACCGCGACATCCCGCGCGACATCCTCGCCGGTGACGAGCCCGGCGTCATGACGCTCGACGACCTGGCCATCGGGCTGACGATCTGTTGGGACATCGCCTACGACGGAGCCGTCCACGGTGCCGTCGAGCGGGGTGCCGAGATCCTCGCGGTTCAGACCAGCAACGCCAGCTTCATGGACTTCGGGCGCGGCGTGCAGCCCCAGCAGCAGTGGGCGATCTCGCGCCTGCGGGCGATCGAGACAGGGCGCTGGGTGACGGTCGCATCGACCAACGGCATCACCGGCATCGTCGACCCGAGCGGTCGCGTCGAGGGCCGGGCCGAGCCGAAGGAGCCGGCGACCGTGATCGCCGAGGTCCAGGCCGCGCAGGGCACCACCCCGGCCACCGAGTGGGGGCCCCGATGGGCGGTGGTGATCTACGTCATGTCCGTGGCAGGATGGGCCCTCGGTAAACGGAAGTTACGACTGGAGCGGCCATGA
- a CDS encoding M24 family metallopeptidase: MTERLDRARILSSQNGVDALLVTPGADLRYLTGYAAKPLERLTCLVVTQLGSHLVVPGLERSAAEAAGVSMPIVTWDELDDPFAIVAHLVGDADVVAVDDQMWASRVFALQEALPEASLVLGGQLVSALRAVKDDEEVQALRDAGAAIDRVHARMGEWLRPGRTEREVGADIARAIVEEGHEQVDFVIVGSGPNGASPHHEVSDRVIGAGEPVVVDIGGTNAAGYCSDSTRNYVAGGEPDPGYIAMLEVLKQAQQAQREYARPGVTAESVDAIGRQIIADAGYGDRFIHRTGHGIGQETHEEPYIVEGNRTVLEPGMAFSIEPGIYVEGQWGARIEDIVVCTQDGLEVLNNTPRDLVRL, translated from the coding sequence GTGACCGAACGCCTTGATCGTGCCCGCATCCTGTCCAGCCAGAACGGCGTCGACGCCCTGCTCGTGACTCCCGGGGCGGATCTGCGGTATCTGACCGGCTATGCGGCCAAGCCGCTGGAGCGGCTGACCTGTCTCGTGGTGACCCAGCTGGGCAGCCACCTGGTGGTCCCCGGACTCGAGCGATCGGCGGCCGAGGCCGCGGGCGTGTCGATGCCCATCGTCACCTGGGACGAGCTCGACGACCCCTTCGCGATCGTCGCCCACCTGGTCGGTGACGCCGACGTCGTGGCCGTCGACGACCAGATGTGGGCGTCGCGCGTGTTCGCCCTGCAGGAGGCGCTGCCCGAGGCCAGCCTCGTGCTGGGCGGCCAGCTCGTGTCGGCCCTGCGCGCGGTCAAGGACGACGAGGAGGTGCAGGCGCTGCGCGACGCCGGCGCCGCGATCGACCGGGTCCACGCACGGATGGGGGAGTGGCTGCGCCCGGGCCGCACCGAGCGCGAGGTCGGTGCCGACATCGCCCGTGCGATCGTCGAGGAGGGCCACGAGCAGGTCGACTTCGTCATCGTCGGCTCCGGGCCGAACGGCGCATCGCCGCACCACGAGGTCTCCGACCGCGTGATCGGCGCCGGGGAGCCCGTGGTCGTCGACATCGGCGGCACGAACGCCGCCGGGTACTGCTCGGACTCCACCCGCAACTACGTCGCGGGCGGCGAGCCCGATCCGGGCTACATCGCCATGCTCGAGGTGCTGAAGCAGGCCCAACAGGCCCAGCGCGAGTACGCGCGACCCGGCGTGACGGCCGAGTCGGTGGACGCGATCGGCCGGCAGATCATCGCCGACGCCGGGTACGGCGACCGCTTCATTCACCGCACCGGTCACGGGATCGGCCAGGAGACGCACGAGGAGCCCTACATCGTCGAGGGCAACCGGACGGTGTTGGAGCCGGGCATGGCCTTCTCCATCGAGCCGGGCATCTACGTCGAGGGTCAGTGGGGTGCGCGCATCGAGGACATCGTCGTGTGCACGCAGGACGGTCTCGAGGTGCTCAACAACACCCCGCGCGATCTCGTTCGCCTGTGA